One stretch of Malus domestica chromosome 14, GDT2T_hap1 DNA includes these proteins:
- the LOC139191117 gene encoding uncharacterized protein has translation MEKGYTESEDGATMSQPQKESLKDSRKIDKKALYLIYQTLDDNGFEKVSSATSAKQAWEKLQTSYKGAEQVKKVCLQVLRAVSNQLKRNGEKLEDVRIMEKILRLLDPKFKNIVVTIKETTNMEEISIEQLMGSLQAYEEKHKKRQGNDEQLLKTHVQPKKKEESFDNERSQYGRGCGRGHGCRHGRGSGWNFYNYNNYERG, from the exons ATGGAGAAAGGCTACACTGAGTCAGAAGATGGAGCTACTATGTCCCAACCCCAAAAAGAGAgtttgaaagattcaagaaagaTAGACAAGAAGGCTCTCTACCTCATCTACCAAACATTAGATGACAATGGCTTTGAGAAG GTCTCAAGTGCAACCTCTGCCAAGCAAGCATGGGAGaaacttcaaacttcttacAAAGGAGCAgaacaagtgaaaaaggtttgtcttcaagtattaagag CCGTttccaatcaattaaaaagaaatggagaaaagttagaagatgttagaattatggagaagataCTACGCTTGTTGGACCCCAAGTTCAAGAACATTGTCGTGACGATTAAAGAAACTACAAACATGGAAGAAATTAGTATAGAGCAATTAATGGGTTCGCTACAAGCATATGAAGAAAAACATAAGAAGAGGCAAGGGAATGATGAGCAACTCCTCAAGACGCACGTCcagccaaagaagaaagaagaaagtttCGACAACGAGAGAAGCCAGTACGGAAGAGGTTGTGGTCGAGGTCACGGATGTAGACATGGACGAGGAAGTGGTTGGAACTTCTACAACTATAACAACTATGAAAGAGGATGA